A genomic stretch from Acropora palmata chromosome 13, jaAcrPala1.3, whole genome shotgun sequence includes:
- the LOC141863169 gene encoding uncharacterized protein LOC141863169 yields MASQSGLGARGERKDLNWTKTLRPLPKFAIEQIHNHMEDCEKKDIGSKGCKFLTESYIHDVYVGYDEGAGHATIKASCFRSQRKNEEPHKLSLKCGRGDNADAKVLETSCSCKAGAGGHCHHMFALLYLLTHWSLLNLGEIPADKTCTSLPQAWSVPWGDRIEPEPVMKCSYAQAATDHVDKRKRPPFIVFDAGLVVNPSFPYLGASPDGKVYDPTEKDPFGLLEIKNPYTWRNHTMEEACNDPNFCLHMVNGKPKLKENDKSGYYDQVQGQLAVTGLPWCDFVVHLSGSHNINVERIYFNQRHWHENLFPKLKKFYFDHALPFLAKA; encoded by the exons atggCATCTCAGAGCGGTCTTGGCGCACGtggagaaagaaaagatttaaATTGGACCAAAACTCTTCGGCCTCTTCCGAAGTTCGCCATAGAACAAATTCACAACCACATGGAGGattgtgaaaaaaaggatATAGGCTCAAAAGGGTGCAAATTTTTAACCGAAAGTTATATTCATGATGTTTATGTAGGGTACGATGAAGGCGCAGGACATGCAACCATAAAAGCGTCGTGCTTTCGAAGTCAGCGAAAAAACGAGGAGCCTCACAAGTTGTCCCTAAAATGTGGAAGGGGTGACAACGCAGATGCAAAAGTATTGGAAACCTCTTGTTCCTGTAAGGCCGG AGCTGGAGGCCACTGTCATCACATGTTTGCCCTGTTGTACCTGTTAACTCACTGGAGTCTTCTAAATTTAGGAGAAATCCCTGCTGATAAAACATGCACTAGTTTGCCTCAAGCTTGGAGTGTTCCATGGGGGGATCGAATAGAGCCTGAACCTGTGATGAAGTGTAGCTATGCTCAAGCTGCCACTGATCACGTTGATAAAAGGAAAAGGCCTCCA TTCATTGTTTTTGATGCTGGGCTGGTGGTGAACCCCTCTTTCCCCTACCTTGGGGCCTCCCCCGATGGGAAAGTGTATGACCCCACTGAAAAAGACCCATTTGgtttacttgaaataaaaaacccTTACACATGGAGAAATCACACAATGGAGGAAGCCTGCAATGATCCAAACTTCTGCCTTCATATGGTTAATGGCAAGccaaaacttaaagaaaatgacaaaagtGGTTATTATGATCAGGTTCAAGGACAACTTGCTGTTACTGGGTTACCATGGTGTGACTTTGTTGTCCACCTGTCAGGGTCACACAATATAAATGTTGAGCGGATTTACTTCAATCAAAGACACTGGCATGAAAACCTTTTTCCAAAGTTAAAAAAGTTTTACTTTGATCATGCTTTGCCATTTTTAGCAAAAGCATAA